The genomic window TGACGCGCGTTCTGATTGGTCTGGAAGCAGGAAAAGAAAGTTGGGAATTTCCTGCTCATGTGTATCGTGTGGGTGTCACTAATGCCGCAGATAGAGGTTTGGATATGTGGGCTAATTTCGGACCGGCAATTCAAGTCAAACACCTGACACTTGATAACAAATTGGCTCAAACCATTATTGACCAAGTAGAAAGTGACAACATTGTAATTGTATGTCGTGATGCTGACGCAGAAGTAATCAAAGTTGTCACCCAGCAGATCAGTTGGGGCTTGCGTGTGCGCGGCATTGTGTGCGAGTCCGAGTTGATTGATTGGTATGAACGTTGCTTACGTGGCAAGTTTAGCGAACAACTGGCGAATCCTCTAATTGAGCGTCTAGGAAATAGCTTCAAATCAGAGTTTCCACAAGCTAACACTATTGTGGATTTCTTAGAAGAACGTGAGTATCTTTCAATACCTGTTGACAAAATTTGGGTGACAGAAATTGATGTCAGAGCCTAGCATAAATACACAATATTCACAGTCCTCATTTTTGATTGATTAAGAATGCGATCGCCTAAGCCCCGCCTTTCCTGCGGTTCTCTACAAGTAAGGCGATCGCTTTGATTGCAACTGCCTGGTCACAACGTAGTAGGATGATGAACGGGAAAACCTCAAAATCAGAGAGGCGACCTAGAATTAGAGCAAAAGACGAATTTTAAAACAAGCACACTCATGCGTATATCTCTGAATTGGCTGCGGGAACTAGTAGAGATAAAACTGAGCCACGAAGAACTGGCGGAAACCCTCACAATGGCTGGGTTTGAAGTCGAAGACATTGAAGACCGTCGCACCTGGGCAAACGGCGTTGTAGTGGGTAGAGTGCTTGAGCGTCAACCCCACCCCAACGCTGATAAGTTGAGTGTTTGCCAGGTCGATGTCGGTACAGGTGAGATTTTAAATATTGTCTGTGGTGCTGCTAATGTGCGGGCAGATATTTATGTTCCAGTGGCGACTACAGGCACTTATTTACCAAACATCGATTTAAAAATCAAACCCGCTAAATTGCGCGGTGTCCCTTCCCAGGGCATGATTTGTTCTTTAAAGGAACTCGGTTTACCTACTGATTTAGACGGGATTCATATTTTCTCCCAAGAAAATCTCCCCGTCGGTAGTGATGTGCGGCCGTTGTTGGGTTTAGATGATGTAATTTTAGATGTCGCCGCCACCGCTAACCGTGCTGATGCTTTGAGTATGGTAGGGATAGCGCGGGAAGTAGCGGCTTTGACTGGCGCACAGTTGAGCATTCCTGCACCTGGGGAAGTATCTGTTTCTCAAAATGCCGGGGCGTTAAGTTTAAAAATCGCTGATACCCAAGCTTGTCCAGCTTACATTGGTACAGTTATTGACCAGGTAAAAATTACCACTTCTCCTGAATGGTTACAACAGCGTTTGCGGTCGGCGGGAGTCAGACCAATTAATAATGTAGTTGATATTACTAACTATGTATTGTTGGAATGGGGACAACCACTACACGCTTTTGACAAAGAGCGTTTAAAATCTGTAGGTGGCACAGAAACCTTACAAATTGGTGTGCGTTTTGCTAACTCAGGGGAAATCCTCAAAACCCTAGATGGGCAAACTCGCAACCTAGCAACCCAAAACTTGTTAATTACCGCTAACGATAAACCCGTGGCTTTAGCGGGGGTCATGGGTGGGGAAGAAACAGAAGTTTATGACGGTACACAAAGCCTAGTTTTAGAAGCAGCGTTATTTGATTCCGTCGCCATTCGTCGTTCCTCCCGCAGTGTAGGCTTGAGAAGTGAAGCTTCTGGGAGATATGAACGCGGTGTCAACCGTGCAGAGTTGGAAGTCGCTTGTCGCCGCGCTTTATCTCTTATTACTGAATTGGCTGGGGGTGTGATTGTCCATCAAGAAATTGCTGATACTCGCCCCGACCCTGCTACCTGGAGTCATTCGATTTCACTGCGTTTAGACAAGGTGAATGATGTGCTAGGGCCAGTGGTTTTGGGTGAAGAAACGGGAGAACTAGAAACACAAGATGTAGAAAGAATCCTGACGGCGTTGGGTTGTCAACTAACTGCGACGGAAGAGAAAAGTTGGAATGTTACCGTTCCACCCTATCGTTACCGTGACTTAGAGCGAGAAATTGATTTAATTGAAGAAGTTGCCCGTCTCTATGGTTACGATCGCTTCTGTGATACTCTACCGGATAAGGCAGAAGCTGGTTATTTGCCCTTAGACCAAGAATTAACTCGCAAGTTACGCGCAGCATTACGGGCGGAAGGTTTAACAGAATTAATTCAATATTCCTTAGTCAAACCTGGGAATAGCAGACAAATTGTCTTAAGTAACCCTTTATTTGCTGAATATTCCGCCTTGCGTACCGATTTACTTTCTGGGTTAATTGACGCGTTTCAATACAACCTCGAACAAGGTAACGGTTCTCTCAATGGTTTTGAAATTGGGCGGATTTTCTGGCAAGAAGAAGAAGGTTTGTTAGAAAAAGATGCGATCGCTGGCATCATGGGAGGAGATAGAACTATCGGCAAATGGTCAAAGGGTGGAAAAGAACAACCTATGACCTGGTTTGAAGCCAAAGGGATTTTAGAAAGCGTCTTCCAGGAACTAGGAATACTAGTAGAATATCAGCCAGATTGTCGTGATGCACGCCTCCACCCAGGACGCACCGCCTCTTTGTGGATTAGGGGAACTAGTTTAGGTGTGTTTGGACAACTCCATCCCCAACTCCGCCGGGATAAAGATTTACCAGAATCGGTTTATCTATTCCAGTTAGATTTAAATGTGCTATTGGATGCCTTAGACCAAGATGAAATTCTTATCCCAGCATTTAAAGCATATTCTACCTATCCAGCGAGCGATCGCGATATCGCTTTCTTTGCACCGGTGAAAATTTCCGTCGCCGACATTGAAAAAGCTATTACCAAAGCTGGTACAGGTTTATTGGAATCGGTGGAAATGTTTGACGAATATCGTGGCGAAAACGTCCCCCAAGGACAACGCAGTTTAGCCTTTCGTCTAGTATATCGGGCAGGCGATCGTACTCTTACTGATACTGAAGTTGAGCCGGTTCACAACAAAGTTCGGGAAGCCTTGGTAGAGAAATTCGGCGTTAACCTCAGAAGTTAGTCTGAATTTTGAGATTTGCCCAATTAAGATTCCCGACTTCTTGAAGAAGTCGGGAATCTTATCATCTCCTCTATGTAATTTCACGAGTTAAGATATACACATATATTTTGGCACTCTCAAATTATTTGTAGCGGATTTATGATAAATGTGAGCTTGACTGCTGTAGCTACTGCGATCGCTAACGTACTGTGGACTAAAGCCCAAGAGAAAATCGGCGAAAATCTTGGTGATTTTTTATGGACTGCGCCTGGTAAATTAGACATCTCCAAAATAGTATTATTCTGTGATAAAAGAACATTAAAGCGTTATTTTGACACAGAAGCATGAGCAATATACTGAATTACATTGAAGAGAATCCTAAACAAACCCAAAGGTTAATAGGTCTGGAATATGAACAGTTACAACAATTAATCATAAATGGGGAAAGATTATATCATGAAAAAAAAGCTTTACTGGAATCTAAGAAAGTGAGAATTATTGCTGGTGGAGGAGGTCGGAAACCAAAATTATCTATTTCTGAACAAATCATTTTAACTTTAGTGTATCTCCGACATCTGACAACCTTTCAACTTCTAGGTATTCAGTTTGAAGTAAGTGAGTCTACAGCCAACGATACGTTTAACTATTGGTTGCCTAACTTGCGAGAATTACTGCCATCAAGTTTGCTTGAACAAGTAAAAAAAAACGCTTCTGACTATGAAGTAGTAAAAGAAATGCTCACAGAATATGAATTAATAGTAGATAGCTATGAACAAGTCAGAGAAAGACCTAGAGACAATGATGAACAAAAGAAATATTTTTCAGGTAAGAAGAGTAATCATACATTTAAAACTCAAATGATTATTTTACCTGATGCTAGTGATATCGTTGATGTTGTGGCAGGTGAACCTGGTCCAAAAAGCGATATAACTTTGTTCCGAGAATATCGTTCAGAGTTTGATGCCAAACAAAGATTTAAAGGAGATAAGGCATATCTTGGAGAAGATTTAATTACAACTCCAATTAAGAAACCAAGAAATCAAGAACTAACAACTGAACAGAAAGAACAGAACAAAATATTTTCATCTAAACGAATCTTTGTTGAACATCGAATACGGTCAGTCAAAATCTTTCGAGTTGTCCAAGAGAGATTTAGGTTAAATACCCGCAAATATAAGCAAGTAATTTTGACGATTTGTGGGCTAGTAAGGTTACGGATTCGAGGGCTAATATTACCATTAGAAATATCAGCTATATCATCAGGTTAAAATTATCGCATATAACTAGATATTTTTGCCTAATTATCAACAGCAAATATCTCAAAGTCTTATTTCATCGTACAGAATAGCTAATTTAAGATGATTGCATTTAGTGGCTACAGCCTAGCCAAACAAAGGCTTTGACTGTTTTCGGAGATGTCTAATTTCTACCTAGCTTGGCATCAAGGAAATACTGAAGAAGTCAGTCTTAACCATCTTGACTTACCCCAACGCTTGCAAGCTGTAATTAAAAATGACTCTCAACTTAGCCAAAACATTCACTTAATCTGTATCGACACCAGTAAATTCATCGAACCAGATAACCCAGCCAACAAAATTTACACTGCAATTGTCAAAGCTGGCTGTCCTAAATGTTCAGATGGTACGCCGAGAACAATAGACATCTCCAAAATAGTATTATTCTGTGATAAAAGAACATTAAAGCGTTATTTTGACACAGAAGCATGAGCAATATACTGAATTACATTGAAGAGAATCCTAAACAAACCCAAAGGTTAATAGGTCTGGAATATGAACAGTTACAACAATTAATCATAAATGGGGAAAGATTATATCATGAAAAAAAAGCTTTACTGGAATCTAAGAAAGTGAGAATTATTGCTGGTGGAGGAGGTCGGAAACCAAAATTATCTATTTCTGAACAAATCATTTTAACTTTAGTGTATCTCCGACATCTGACAACCTTTCAACTTCTAGGTATTCAGTTTGAAGTAAGTGAGTCTACAGCCAACGATACGTTTAACTATTGGTTGCCTAACTTGCGAGAATTACTGCCATCAAGTTTGCTTGAACAAGTAAAAAAAAACGCTTCTGACTATGAAGTAGTAAAAGAAATGCTCACAGAATATGAATTAATAGTAGATAGCTATGAACAAGTCAGAGAAAGACCTAGAGACAATGATGAACAAAAGAAATATTTTTCAGGTAAGAAGAGTAATCATACATTTAAAACTCAAATGATTATTTTACCTGATGCTAGTGATATCGTTGATGTTGTGGCAGGTGAACCTGGTCCAAAAAGCGATATAACTTTGTTCCGAGAATATCGTTCAGAGTTTGATGCCAAACAAAGATTTAAAGGAGATAAGGCATATCTTGGAGAAGATTTAATTACAACTCCAATTAAGAAACCAAGAAATCAAGAACTAACAACTGAACAGAAAGAACAGAACAAAATATTTTCATCTAAACGAATCTTTGTTGAACATCGAATACGGTCAGTCAAAATCTTTCGAGTTGTCCAAGAGAGATTTAGGTTAAATACCCGCAAATATAAGCAAGTAATTTTGACGATTTGTGGGCTAGTAAGGTTACGGATTCGAGGGCTAATATTACCATTAGAAATATCAGCTATATCATCAGGTTAAAATTATCGCATATAACTAGATATTTTTGCCTAATTATCAACAGCAAATATCTCAAAGTCTTATTTCATCGTACAGAATAGCTAATTTAAGATGATTGCATTTAGTGGCTACAGCCTAGCCAAACAAAGGCTTTGACTGTTTTCGGAGATGTCTAATGGCGGAACTCCAAACCTATTGGGATTTGCTAGAAACTGATAAGCGGGTGGTTTTAGTGTTTCACCCAGGCGCAACTAATAATAAAGGTGAGGAGACATACAGCAATGTGTTTCTCAACGCCATCAGCAAATTTGATGGTGCGATTTGTTTGATTAGCGACCCTATACCAGACTACAAAACCCTCAAAGTCTTTACACACAGCCAATCAGTTGATGAAATTTTAGAATGGTTGGCTTGTAGTTGATTATCTTTGTGCGTTATTCACGACAGTTGGAATTATTCTAAACTAGACATAACTGTGTAAATTTTTTCCATTATTTGACTTTTACAGGCAATGAAACAGTGTTTTTATAACGATGTAGAAACATGATTGAAACAAACCGGAGCTAATCTGAATAATGTCCAATAACTTATACGATCGCGACTTGCAATATTGGATCGAGCAAACGATTCAACAGTTGCGGAATCGTGAATTTGAATCACTCGATATTGAGAATTTAATTGAGGAACTAGTTGATTTGGGTAAAGCGGAGAAAAATGCTTTAAAGAGCAATTTGACTATTTTGTTAGCACATTTACTCAAGTTAATGGTTCAACACGATGTACCTGATATGATGAAAGGAAGTTGGTACAGTTCGATACTAGAACATCGTCAACGAGTGCTGAATAATTTGTCAGATACTCCTTCTCTCAAAAATTTTTTGGTAGAAGCAATAGAAAAAGCTTATGCTGATGGTCGAAAGTTGGCGATAAAAGAAGGTAAGCTAGCTAAATTTGGGGTTAGTGTCCCAGAGGAAAGTGAGTATCCAATAGTTTGTCCTTTTTCAGTTGAGCAAATTCTCGATGAGGATTTCTACGGGCTGTAATCGCTACCAGTAGACAGATGAATAAATTCAAAATTCAAAATTCAAAATTCAAAATAAATACAAATCCCATACTATTAACAGCACAACTCAAACTTATCTAGAAATCCCTACTCAAACTGCTTGCTCGTCCAAATGCCATTTTCTCCTAAGATGACAAGAGGTAGTTAATCAATCTAAAATTCATCATGCCCAAATATGTGATGTGGGGTTCTTACTGCGAAGACGTTTTGGAAAAACGCGCACCTTACCGTGAAGCACACTTAGACGGTTTAGCCAAACAAAAAGAATCTGGTGTGCTAATTACAATTGGCCCTACTAAAGATGTCACCAAAGTTTTTGGTCTTTACGAAGCTGAAGATGAAGCCACTGTGCGCCAGCTAATCGAAAATGACCCCTACTGGCAAAATGGTATTTGGACTGAATACTCTGTGAAAGAGTGGATTCAAGCTTTTTAGGTTCATCACACATATAATACTTGGTACATTAAACATCTTATAATGTGCCAGTTTTATTATTGTCTACTACGAGAATATTTTTTAAAGAAATATAAAAGATTACGGCTTATAGTAGATGCTATTGCTGTTTTGTTAATGCCATTATGCAATAGTGACGTTAATAAAATAGTTGCAGTTGTCTACACTTAAAATAACAACATCTACTACATCTGCAACAGCAAAAATTGCGATTTTGCTCTAACTGTAGATGTTTTCACAAAGTGAACCCTATGAAAAAAATCTTCAAACGTGCATTTCTACCCAGCCTCATGGCTGCAAGTTTAGCCAGTGTTACCTTGCTTCCAGCACAACCTGCGGCTGCTGATGATAAAGTCCTAGAAGATGCCTTAATTGGTGCTGGTGCTAGTGCAGTAACTGGAATTTTTACCCGATGCGGTTCTGTCGCCAACAATGCTATTAAGGGTGCGGTGGCTGGTGCGGCTGTGAACGGTGCTAATGGATTGAGACGCGATCGCCAAAACCGTAATTTAGGTCAAGATGTGGTTGTAGGTGCTGGTGCTAGTACAGTGGCTGGGGCGGTAATTGGTGGTTGCAGAAGACCAGGAAGTAATGCTATCAATGGTGCAGCCGCAGGTACGGCCGTTCATATTAATAGCAACAGAAAAAAAAGATAATTTCTTTTGATAGAATCTCAATATCTAATATCTAGAACCCCGGTTTCTTCAAGAAACCGGGGTTCTGTAGAAACCGGGGTTCTGTAGTAGTAGGAAATATTACCACTTCTCTAATCTAACCCTTCAAAGCCTTTCTGAAGTTACTCCGATAAGATTTATTGGCAACAAATAAAACCGGCCATAACAAAGATAAACCAATGCGATTGGGTAAAGATTGGGAAAAATTAGTCCGTGTAAAACCATTCCAAAATTTCCAAACACCACCTGCATAAACCACAATTAAAGCAACAATCAATAACTTCATCGGCCATCAACTCCATTAGTTAGTGACAAAATTCATGATAAGTATTACTACATGATGTAGGCATCTCATAACTAACATCAATACACCAATATTTAACCTCTGAGTTAGTTCATCATAACCTTTGCCCTTGAAATTGTAGATTATTCTAACCATCATAGCTATTTAAGGTTTAACCACAAATTATAGCGGTTATCGTTTTAGTGAGGTAAAAGAACCCCACCCCCAACCCCCTCCCCGCAAGCAAGGAGGGGCCATGATATAACTCATGTGATTAAGAAACGCTATATATCTATTGCCACGATAGAACAACACAAAGATAGCAAATTCAGGTATAAAAGATATACAGAGTATTATTTAATTTCTATATTACTTTTTCCTGCTTCCTGGTTGTCTCTCAAGCTAACATAATGAAACTTGAGCAGTAGGAACATCTTAAGGACTTACGCATGAAAACGCAAAATCAAGGATTTGGGCAAGGGGTGCAGGGGTATAGGGATGTAAGGGTGTAGGTGTTTAAAAAACTTACAGCCTTACAGCCTTACACTCGCAAATTGCCAAAATTATCGTTGTATAAGTTCTGATATTTTGGTAGCAAGTGTTTGATTGGCATAAACACTTATACTGATTTCTCACTAGATGTCTCTAGCGGAAGTTCCTCAACAATCAGTGTTTGTAGGAGACTGGAGAAAAACACAATATACTCTCACAGGTTTGCAACCAATATATGGCTGTAAAAGGTTAAGGAGGATTTATGCGTGCAGTGCTGATGGCAGGCGGTTCGGGAACGCGACTTCGCCCGTTAACTTGTGATCTACCAAAACCGATGGTGCCGATTCTGAATCGACCCATTGCTGAACATATTATCAATTTACTCAAAAGACATCAAATTACGGAAGTGATTGCAACCTTGCATTATTTACCTGATGTCTTGCGGGATTATTTTCAAGATGGCAGTGATTTTGGCGTACAAATGACCTACGCCGTGGAGGAAGACCAACCTTTGGGGACAGCAGGTTGTGTCAAAAATATCGCCGAACTTTTGGATGAAACTTTTTTAGTGATTAGCGGTGATAGTATCACAGATTTTGATTTAACAGCTGCGATCGCTTTTCACAAACAAAAACAATCGAAAGCTACGTTAATTTTAACTAGAGTGCCTAACCCCATTGAATTTGGGGTAGTCATCACCGATGAAACAGGTAAAATTAACCGCTTTTTAGAAAAACCCTCTTCCAGTGAAATCTTTTCGGATACCGTCAACACTGGTACTTATATTCTCGAACCAGAAGTTTTAGAATATCTACCAGATCACACCGAATGCGACTTTTCTAAAGATTTATTCCCCTTGCTGCTGGCTAAAGATGAACCCATGTACGGTTATATCGCCCAAGGTTACTGGTGCGATGTCGGTCATTTAGATGCCTATCGTGAAGCCCAGTATGATGCTTTAGAACGGAAGGTAAAACTTGATTTTGCCTACAAACAAGAAATGTCTGACTTGTGGATAGGACAAAATACTTATATTGACCCCTCCGCCCATATTGAAACCCCAGCCTTGATTGGGAACAACTGCCGCATCGGTGCTAGAGTCCAAATTGAAGCGGGAACTATCATTGGGGATAACGTCACCATTGGGGCTGATGCCAATCTCAAGCGTCCGATTGTCTGGAATGGGGCAATTATCGGTGATGAAGCCCAATTGAGTGCCTGTGTCATTTCCCGTGGAACTCGTGTAGACCGCCGCGCCCATGTCTTAGAAGCAGCTGTAGTTGGTTCTTTGTCTACGATTGGGGAAGAAGCTCAAATTAGCCCCGGTGTCAGAGTTTGGCCGAGTAAAAAAATCGAATCGGGGGCAATTTTAAACATTAACCTGATTTGGGGTAGCACTGCCCAGCGTAACTTGTTTGGGCAACGGGGTGTGCAAGGATTAGCTAATATCGACATCACCCCAGAATTCGCCGTCAAGTTGGGTGCTGCTTATGGTTCTACCTTAAAGCCAAAATCTAAAGTAGCTGTCTCCCGCGATCAACGCAACGTCTCCCGCATGGTTACAAGGTCATTAATTGCGGGTCTGATGTCAGTGGGTGTAGATGTGCAGAACCTTGATGCGACAGCCATTCCCATTGCGCGGACAGTCATACCCAACATGAAAATCACAGGAGGTATTCATGTCCGGGTACACCCCGATCGCCCAGACTATATTCTGATAGAATTCATGGATGGTAAGGGGATTAATATTTCCAAAGCCCTAGAGAAGAAAATTGAAGGGGCTTTCTTTAAAGAAGATATGCGCCGCGCCTTGGCGCATGAAATTGGTGATGTTGCTTACCCCAGTCAAGTCATTGACCTTTACTGCACAGCTTTTGAAAAACTATTACACGTTTTCACCCTCCGCAATAGTCGAGCGAAAGTGGTGATTGATTACGTGTATGCGGTGTCTGGAGCAGTTTTACCGCAAATGTTAGATAAATTTGGTGCTGATGCTGTTGTTCTCAACGCCAGTTTAAATAAAAATGCTGTAACTACCACTGACCGCGAAGCACTCCTGACGCAGTTAGGTCATGTGGTGGAAGCTTTGAAAGCTAATTTTGGTGTGCAGGTATCAGCCAACGGCGAACAGCTGATTTTAGTAGATGAGTCAGGTTTTGCAATTCGGGGTGAACTGTTAACCGCCCTGATGGTAGATATGATCCTCACCTCTAACCCCAGAGGGACGGTAGTTGTGCCGGTGCATTCATCCAGTGCAGTGGAACAGGTGGCGCGTCGTCATGATGGGCGGGTGATTCGTACCAAAGCGAACCCAACCGCATTAATGGAAGCTTGCCAGAAAAATGCCAATGTGGTGCTAGGGGGTAGCGGTGATACTGGCTTTATCTTCCCGCAGTTGCATCCCGGCTTTGATTCCATGTTCTGCATCGCCAAAATTATTGAGATGTTGACCATTCAGGAGCGATCGCTGGCTACTGTCCGAGCCGAATTACCCCGTGTCATTCACAAAAACTATACCATTCGCTGTCCTTGGTCAGCTAAGGGTGCATTGATGCGCTACTTAGTGGAAACTCACCCCGCCCAAAACCTCGAACTCATCGATGGCGTGAAAATTCGCCAACCCTTCGAGGATAGTTGGCTGTTAGTTCTACCTGATGCGAGTGAACCATTAGTGCATTTGTATGCAAACAGTAACGAACGCGATTGGGTGGATGAAATCGTCAGAGATTACCGTTCCCGCGTGCAAACCTTTGTAGAAAGACAGCAGGAATATCACCCGGCGGAAGTTTGAATATTTCCTAGTCGGGTAATTGCGATCGCCTCTAGCTTGATACGCTGGAAGCGATCGCCTGATCGTCGAAACTAGCACATCCAAAAGCTAAAGAACAATTCCCCACAGAATTAGTGTCAATTTATACTATTTTAATTTTCTTTAGTCGATATACTCATGATTAGGTTCTACCTGGGAAATGTGAAGTGGCTTTGCCACTTCTTTTTATGTGTGCAGTTACTTGAGAAAAAGTGAAAAGTGCTGACTCCAAAAAAACCACTCAGCACTCACTACTCATTACTCACTACTCATTACTCACTACTCAGCACTCAGCACTCAGCACTCAGCACTCACTACTCACCACTCAGTCATTAGTCGTAGCATCCCGCCATTTTTCTTGATTTTCTTTCATCTCCGCTTCAGGCGATCGCGCTAATAACCAAGTTTTCCATCGCAAGGGTTTTTGTCTTTCTACGTGACTAATTAACTGCATAATAGACAAATCAGCTTTGATGGGATTCTTCAAATCAAAGTTAATCGCTTGTAAAATTGCAGCATCATCTTCGATAAAGTGGTGAATAAATATATTAGTCAGCCACAGAATAAAGCGATTTAATAACCAACCCCCAAATCCCTGACGTTTCTTAGTTAAAAATATACTCTGAATCTGAGATTTACCATTATCAAGCATCCGTATTGTAAACATGATATATAAATGCAGTAAATCTGGACCTACAGTTATTGTGAATGTACTGCCATACCAATAGGAAATACTATAAATATTATTTTGATGTAAAGGACGCAGCAATTTAAACAACTTTTTATCTTTATTATTGCGGCTATGCTTAGTAAAAATAATAGCATTTTGACTAATTTCTTGTCTTTCAAAACCAACATCTAACGGTAATTTATGAATAGTAAGAAAGTGTTGAACGTCAATGAAATTAATCATGACTACATGAGGATGACAGTTCATTACTAACCGAGAACCAAGAACACTTTCACACTCATTAAACTCTAATTCTGGCACAAAAGGTATAGGTTGTCTGGGACTTTCGCCAGTCCAAATCCAAATTAATCCATATTTTTCAACGGTAGGCCAAGTTTTTAACTTTAAGGGGAGAGGTTCTTCTAAACAGGGAATTTCTACACATATTCCCTGATTGTTAAACTTCCAGTGGTGAAAAGCACAACGGATATCATTACCTTCTACTTTACCTTCTGCAAGGTCAGCACCCATATGTGGACAGTAGGCATCAACAATCACTGGTTGTCTGTCTTCACCACGATAAATTACTATTTTTCTCCCTAAAATTGTCATAGGTTTTACTTCACCTATAAGCAAGTTTTTAGAAGGTATTACCCAATACCATCCTTCAATGAAGCGTTCGGGATTATTGAAAGTTTTAGGGTTGCGAATTGGTTGAAGAGACTGAGAGTTATCATCCATTTTTAATGTTTCACTGATGAGTGAAGCGGTTGCTCTACCAATAACATGAGGATTTTTTAAAAACAGTTATTTTGAGTACGTTCACAACCCCGCTTTCTTAAAGAAAGTGGGGTTATTGATGATAAATAATTATGGAAATGGTATAAATATTTTCTAATCAAAAAGAATCCTGATTCCTTACAGAAATCGGGATTCTAAAATTTGGCGGAATATCATTTCTGCTTGATTGCTTATGAAACGCGAAGAACCCCACCCCGCCAAAGCTACACTTTGTCTCCCCTCCCCGTTTACGGGGAGGGGTTGGGAGTGGGGTTGACTGTGCGAACAGTGTCGAAAAAATTAGCTGGCGGGGTAGCCAGCAGCCGCTAAAGCATCCTTAATAGCCGTTTCTGATGCTTGTGACTCTACATTAACCAGCTTAGTCTGAGGATCTGCCTGAACGATCGCCTCAGCATCAACGGTTTTAACTGCATTAGTAATCTTGCCTGCACAAACAGAACAAGCCATGTTGGGAACTGTGAGTTGGATTGTCATAGATTTACGGAAATTCATTCAGTAGTTTGAGGTTTAATCAAATCCATGCCCTAGATAGGATTAAAGCTCAAATGGCAACATAGACAGATAGTTGATGCAACAATGATGCAAAAATTTAGTTTAACTCAATTTGCTTTTGCCTTGATTAAGGCTAAGAGTTAACTTGAAATGCCCGTGGTAGCGACTTGTGGCGGGCTGCTGTAGTCAACTATGCTAGGACGACTCCAGAAATAGCGATCGCGCCTAAATACTTGACTAATTAAACCATAACCTACAACTCTAAACATAGAGAAAGTAGGGACGAGAAATAATCCTCATCCCTACTTCCCAGTCTCAGTTACTCGCTTTGACTGCAACTTGATAAAATTTTGAATTGATTAGCGTCTTCTGCCAAAACCAGTTGAACGACGGGCTGGAGAACGACCACTACCAAAACTACTACTGCTAG from Nostoc sp. UHCC 0870 includes these protein-coding regions:
- a CDS encoding mannose-1-phosphate guanyltransferase — its product is MRAVLMAGGSGTRLRPLTCDLPKPMVPILNRPIAEHIINLLKRHQITEVIATLHYLPDVLRDYFQDGSDFGVQMTYAVEEDQPLGTAGCVKNIAELLDETFLVISGDSITDFDLTAAIAFHKQKQSKATLILTRVPNPIEFGVVITDETGKINRFLEKPSSSEIFSDTVNTGTYILEPEVLEYLPDHTECDFSKDLFPLLLAKDEPMYGYIAQGYWCDVGHLDAYREAQYDALERKVKLDFAYKQEMSDLWIGQNTYIDPSAHIETPALIGNNCRIGARVQIEAGTIIGDNVTIGADANLKRPIVWNGAIIGDEAQLSACVISRGTRVDRRAHVLEAAVVGSLSTIGEEAQISPGVRVWPSKKIESGAILNINLIWGSTAQRNLFGQRGVQGLANIDITPEFAVKLGAAYGSTLKPKSKVAVSRDQRNVSRMVTRSLIAGLMSVGVDVQNLDATAIPIARTVIPNMKITGGIHVRVHPDRPDYILIEFMDGKGINISKALEKKIEGAFFKEDMRRALAHEIGDVAYPSQVIDLYCTAFEKLLHVFTLRNSRAKVVIDYVYAVSGAVLPQMLDKFGADAVVLNASLNKNAVTTTDREALLTQLGHVVEALKANFGVQVSANGEQLILVDESGFAIRGELLTALMVDMILTSNPRGTVVVPVHSSSAVEQVARRHDGRVIRTKANPTALMEACQKNANVVLGGSGDTGFIFPQLHPGFDSMFCIAKIIEMLTIQERSLATVRAELPRVIHKNYTIRCPWSAKGALMRYLVETHPAQNLELIDGVKIRQPFEDSWLLVLPDASEPLVHLYANSNERDWVDEIVRDYRSRVQTFVERQQEYHPAEV
- a CDS encoding aromatic ring-hydroxylating dioxygenase subunit alpha gives rise to the protein MDDNSQSLQPIRNPKTFNNPERFIEGWYWVIPSKNLLIGEVKPMTILGRKIVIYRGEDRQPVIVDAYCPHMGADLAEGKVEGNDIRCAFHHWKFNNQGICVEIPCLEEPLPLKLKTWPTVEKYGLIWIWTGESPRQPIPFVPELEFNECESVLGSRLVMNCHPHVVMINFIDVQHFLTIHKLPLDVGFERQEISQNAIIFTKHSRNNKDKKLFKLLRPLHQNNIYSISYWYGSTFTITVGPDLLHLYIMFTIRMLDNGKSQIQSIFLTKKRQGFGGWLLNRFILWLTNIFIHHFIEDDAAILQAINFDLKNPIKADLSIMQLISHVERQKPLRWKTWLLARSPEAEMKENQEKWRDATTND
- a CDS encoding heavy-metal-associated domain-containing protein yields the protein MTIQLTVPNMACSVCAGKITNAVKTVDAEAIVQADPQTKLVNVESQASETAIKDALAAAGYPAS
- a CDS encoding potassium-transporting ATPase subunit C, with protein sequence MFRVVGYGLISQVFRRDRYFWSRPSIVDYSSPPQVATTGISS